In Pirellulales bacterium, a single genomic region encodes these proteins:
- a CDS encoding AMP-binding protein: MPWVDGLTIGQVLDETAARFGDQDAIVFPQTGFRLTYRELNSSVDEAALGLLALGLKRGDHVAIWATNVPQWLVLQLATARLGIVLATVNPAYRAFELRYVLGQCDAKALFLVDRFKSSDYFAMLTEVCPELAGAEPGRLSAADFPKLRWVVALKGETPPGAISWDEMCRRGAERDDDLAALQAALSYRDAINIQYTSGTTGFPKAATLSHRNLLLNGYYVGECQRLSERDRICLPVPFYHCFGCVLGTMCALVYGAAMIIPAESFHATATLEAIERERATALYGVPTMFIGQLRDETFSRRDLSSLRTGIMSGSPCPIEVMKQVVEKMGAREITIAYGQTEASPVITQTRTDDPLHLRVETVGRPLPEVEVKLIDPVTGETLGDNQQGELCARGHVVMLGYYKNPQATAAAIDADGWLRTGDLALRQSNGYYRITGRIKDMVIRGGENIYPREIEEFLFTHPDVEQVAVFGVPDPKFVEELCAWVKPKSGATICEDELRQFCRNKLAHYKVPRYFRLVSEFPQTVTGKLQKFKMRERMIDELGLREQEMA; the protein is encoded by the coding sequence ATGCCTTGGGTCGATGGTTTGACAATCGGACAGGTGCTCGACGAGACCGCCGCGCGCTTTGGCGACCAGGATGCCATCGTCTTTCCGCAGACGGGCTTTCGGCTCACGTACCGCGAGTTGAATAGCAGCGTCGATGAGGCGGCGCTCGGCCTGTTGGCCCTGGGCCTGAAGCGCGGCGACCACGTGGCCATTTGGGCCACCAACGTGCCGCAGTGGCTCGTGCTGCAGTTGGCCACCGCACGCTTGGGCATCGTGCTGGCGACCGTCAATCCGGCCTATCGGGCCTTCGAGCTGCGATACGTCCTCGGCCAGTGCGACGCCAAGGCGTTGTTCCTGGTCGACCGGTTCAAGTCATCCGATTATTTTGCCATGCTGACCGAAGTCTGCCCGGAGCTGGCCGGCGCCGAACCGGGGCGACTGTCGGCGGCCGATTTTCCCAAGCTGCGATGGGTTGTGGCCCTGAAAGGCGAGACGCCGCCGGGGGCCATTTCCTGGGACGAAATGTGCCGCCGCGGAGCCGAACGAGACGACGATCTGGCCGCCCTGCAAGCGGCGCTTTCGTACCGCGACGCCATCAACATCCAATACACGTCGGGCACGACCGGCTTTCCCAAGGCGGCCACGCTCAGCCATCGCAATCTGTTGCTCAACGGCTACTATGTGGGCGAGTGCCAGCGACTGAGCGAGCGAGACCGGATCTGCTTGCCCGTTCCGTTCTATCACTGCTTCGGCTGCGTGCTGGGCACGATGTGTGCCCTGGTGTACGGCGCCGCCATGATCATCCCCGCCGAATCGTTCCATGCCACAGCCACGCTGGAGGCCATCGAGCGCGAGCGGGCCACCGCGCTGTATGGCGTGCCGACGATGTTCATCGGCCAACTGCGAGACGAAACGTTCAGCCGCCGCGACCTGTCGTCGCTGCGCACCGGCATCATGTCGGGCAGCCCTTGCCCGATCGAAGTCATGAAGCAGGTCGTTGAGAAGATGGGCGCTCGCGAGATCACCATCGCCTACGGGCAGACGGAGGCCTCGCCCGTGATCACGCAGACCCGCACCGACGATCCGTTGCACTTGCGGGTGGAGACGGTGGGCCGTCCGTTGCCCGAGGTCGAAGTCAAGCTCATCGACCCGGTCACCGGCGAGACGCTGGGCGATAATCAGCAGGGCGAGCTTTGTGCGCGCGGACACGTGGTGATGCTCGGCTACTACAAGAACCCACAAGCGACGGCCGCGGCCATCGACGCCGACGGCTGGCTGCGCACCGGCGATCTGGCCTTGCGGCAGTCGAACGGCTATTATCGCATCACGGGCCGCATCAAAGACATGGTGATTCGCGGCGGCGAGAACATCTATCCGCGCGAGATCGAAGAGTTTCTCTTCACGCACCCGGACGTGGAGCAAGTGGCCGTGTTCGGCGTGCCCGACCCGAAATTCGTCGAAGAGCTGTGCGCCTGGGTCAAGCCGAAGTCGGGCGCCACGATTTGCGAAGACGAGCTGCGGCAGTTTTGCCGCAACAAGCTCGCGCATTATAAAGTGCCGCGATATTTCCGCCTGGTGAGCGAATTCCCGCAGACCGTCACGGGCAAGCTGCAAAAGTTCAAGATGCGCGAGCGGATGATCGATGAGCTCGGCCTGCGCGAGCAGGAAATGGCCTGA